The DNA window TAAATGCTGAGATAAGAACACACCTAAATAATGCCGATGGTGATGAAGTTACCAAGGCTTTGATTAAAGATAGTTTAAGTTTGATAGAATGAAAGTCGTAATAACCGGAGCAAGTAGAGGAATAGGATTTGAGATGGTAAAACAATTCTTAGCTAATGGACATCAAGTCATAGCCATTTCAAGAAATCAAGATAAATTGTTGGAGTTAGAACAACTAGGTGCCATCACCTTAGCTTTTGATTTGACTGCTGAGAATTTTACTCCTATTATAGACGCTGTTAAATCATTTGGTAAAATAGACATACTAATAAATAATGCGGGTGCTTTAGTTAACAAGCCCTTAAGTCAGATGACTAATGAAGACATTAACCATGTGTATAGTGTCAATGTTTTTTCTGTAATTAAACTGACTAGAGATTTATTAGCACATTTCAATCATGATGCACATATAGTCAACATAAGTAGTGTAGGAGGTGTTCAAGGTAGTGTCAAATTTTC is part of the Flavobacteriales bacterium genome and encodes:
- a CDS encoding SDR family oxidoreductase, coding for MKVVITGASRGIGFEMVKQFLANGHQVIAISRNQDKLLELEQLGAITLAFDLTAENFTPIIDAVKSFGKIDILINNAGALVNKPLSQMTNEDINHVYSVNVFSVIKLTRDLLAHFNHDAHIVNISSVGGVQGSVKFSGLSTYSSSKGAISILTECLAEEFKESSLRFNALALGAVQTEMLQEAFPDYQANTSAAEMANYIYRFATQDGKLYNGKILTVSSSTP